A section of the Anabaena cylindrica PCC 7122 genome encodes:
- a CDS encoding XisI protein, whose protein sequence is MDKLTRYRQLVQQILQEYSEQKPASGNIEVETIFDTQRDHYQIVHVGWEGQEWIHSCIIHIDIKGEKIWLQWNGTEDDIAENLVAVGVPKEDIVLGFQSPFMRKFTEYAVG, encoded by the coding sequence ATGGATAAACTAACTAGATATCGCCAGCTTGTACAGCAGATTTTACAAGAATATAGCGAACAAAAACCTGCTAGTGGAAATATAGAAGTTGAGACAATTTTTGATACACAACGTGACCACTATCAAATAGTTCATGTAGGTTGGGAAGGTCAAGAATGGATACATAGTTGTATTATTCATATTGATATTAAAGGTGAAAAAATTTGGCTGCAATGGAATGGTACTGAAGATGATATTGCAGAGAATTTAGTTGCGGTGGGAGTTCCAAAGGAGGATATTGTCTTGGGATTTCAATCTCCTTTTATGAGGAAGTTTACAGAATATGCTGTGGGTTAG
- a CDS encoding XisH family protein has product MSAKDVFHEVVKKALQKDGWQITHDPLSISVGGVNLSIDLAAEKLIAAEKEGEKIAVEIKSFLERSSAISEFHTALGQFINYRGALRRRQPDRVLYLAVPLTTYKTFFNLDFPRDMIEENQVKMIIYNVEHEVIAEWIN; this is encoded by the coding sequence ATGTCGGCTAAAGATGTCTTTCATGAAGTTGTCAAAAAAGCTCTACAGAAGGACGGTTGGCAGATTACTCATGATCCCCTATCAATTAGTGTGGGTGGAGTAAATTTGTCTATTGATTTAGCCGCAGAAAAGTTGATTGCGGCGGAAAAAGAAGGAGAAAAAATTGCTGTTGAAATCAAAAGTTTTTTGGAGAGATCATCTGCAATTTCGGAATTTCATACAGCGTTAGGACAGTTTATTAATTATAGAGGTGCATTAAGAAGACGACAGCCAGATCGTGTTTTGTATTTAGCAGTACCTTTAACAACTTATAAGACATTTTTTAATCTTGATTTTCCTAGAGATATGATTGAAGAGAATCAAGTCAAAATGATTATTTATAATGTAGAGCATGAGGTGATTGCAGAATGGATAAACTAA
- a CDS encoding MFS transporter, producing the protein MSSSKQKPTDHNPKAAQHDPFAAMRFRDYRLFSIGRVLLFTGGQMQTVALGWELYERTNSAMVLGLIGLAQVVPMIALTLITGHVADKNDRKKITLFSILLLALCSIALAVISFNKGAVFLVYGCLLLTGVARAFLKPAGDALMWQLIPMSAFTNAATWNSSSFQLASVIGPALGGFSIAIFGSATWVYILSAIAALSCFFLTATIKPQKTNFKKEPISLKSLAAGAEFVWNNQLILAAITLDLFAVLLGGAVALLPVFAKDILQVGPVELGYLQAAPSIGALSMAALLVYLPPIRKAGPALLWSVVGFGIVTIIFGLSRWVWLSLLMLALSGALDSISVVIRHTLVQIRTPDHLRGRVAAINSVFISASNELGGFESGLTAALFGPVLSVVGGGIGTILVVVATAMIWPDIRKLGALHEDL; encoded by the coding sequence ATGTCTTCGAGCAAACAGAAACCAACTGATCATAACCCTAAGGCTGCACAACACGATCCTTTTGCAGCCATGAGATTTCGAGATTATCGGCTATTTAGCATTGGGCGTGTACTCCTCTTTACAGGGGGACAAATGCAGACTGTGGCGCTGGGCTGGGAGCTATATGAGCGAACAAATTCAGCGATGGTTTTGGGTTTGATAGGACTGGCGCAAGTTGTCCCCATGATTGCCCTGACTTTGATTACGGGACACGTTGCTGATAAAAATGACCGGAAAAAGATTACTTTATTTTCAATTTTACTATTAGCCCTTTGCTCAATAGCTTTGGCTGTTATTTCATTTAACAAAGGTGCAGTTTTTCTAGTTTATGGTTGCTTGCTGCTAACAGGTGTAGCTAGGGCATTTCTCAAACCTGCGGGTGATGCGTTGATGTGGCAGTTAATACCGATGAGTGCTTTTACTAATGCAGCGACTTGGAATAGTAGTAGCTTTCAATTAGCCTCGGTAATTGGGCCAGCTTTGGGAGGATTTAGCATTGCTATTTTTGGAAGTGCGACATGGGTATATATATTATCTGCGATCGCAGCACTATCATGTTTTTTCCTCACCGCAACAATCAAACCCCAAAAAACCAACTTTAAAAAAGAACCAATATCCCTGAAATCTCTAGCTGCTGGTGCTGAGTTTGTTTGGAATAATCAACTAATTCTCGCAGCCATTACCCTAGATTTATTTGCAGTTTTATTGGGTGGTGCAGTGGCATTATTACCCGTTTTTGCTAAGGATATTTTGCAAGTGGGGCCTGTGGAATTAGGTTATTTGCAAGCAGCGCCATCCATAGGTGCATTAAGCATGGCTGCATTGTTAGTATATTTACCACCTATCCGCAAAGCCGGGCCGGCCTTACTTTGGTCTGTGGTTGGGTTTGGGATTGTGACAATTATTTTTGGGTTATCTCGTTGGGTGTGGTTGTCGTTGTTGATGTTGGCATTAAGCGGGGCGTTAGATAGCATTAGCGTGGTGATTCGTCATACTTTGGTGCAAATTCGCACTCCTGACCATTTACGGGGTCGTGTGGCAGCTATCAATAGTGTGTTTATCAGTGCTTCTAATGAGTTGGGGGGTTTTGAATCTGGTTTGACTGCGGCTTTATTTGGGCCTGTGTTGTCTGTGGTTGGTGGGGGTATTGGAACAATTTTGGTGGTGGTGGCTACGGCGATGATTTGGCCGGATATTAGGAAGTTAGGGGCTTTGCATGAGGATTTATAG
- a CDS encoding MarR family winged helix-turn-helix transcriptional regulator, which translates to MSLDKPSEECAARVMETVPLLMRFIRAEMRSHSSDSLSIPQLRSLAFLNRNPGASLSEVADHLGVTCATASTTIERLVQRHLVQRTDNPQERRRVVLNLTKEGKVLLEQSQEKTRAEIAEILEGLTPEQVSHIESGLTLLKNVFEQTETN; encoded by the coding sequence ATGAGTTTGGATAAACCCTCTGAAGAATGTGCCGCTAGGGTGATGGAAACCGTCCCCTTATTGATGCGGTTTATCCGAGCCGAAATGCGATCGCACAGTTCTGACTCTTTATCTATACCTCAATTGCGATCGCTTGCATTTCTCAATCGCAATCCCGGTGCTTCCTTATCTGAGGTAGCAGATCATTTAGGAGTCACCTGTGCTACAGCATCAACAACGATAGAAAGATTAGTCCAACGTCATCTGGTGCAACGTACTGATAACCCTCAAGAACGGCGACGAGTAGTCCTGAATTTGACAAAGGAAGGAAAGGTATTGTTAGAGCAATCCCAGGAGAAAACTCGCGCTGAAATTGCGGAAATTCTAGAGGGTTTGACACCAGAGCAAGTATCACATATTGAATCCGGCTTGACTCTACTAAAAAATGTCTTCGAGCAAACAGAAACCAACTGA
- a CDS encoding ABC transporter permease: MKQPELDVPLNGWVETKYQRPKGVFFGIKELFTKTLVITELEVRKLRHDPSDLVIRAVQPALWLLIFGQVFTRTRAIPTGNLPYLDFMTPGILAQSALFVAIFSGGMTLIWERDLGIVQKFLVAPIPRAAIVMGKAFAAGIRCFSQVVLIYLLAFLLGVKLNLHPLAFLQVVLIVFLGAGCFCTFSLIIGCLVKSRERFTGIGQLITMPLFFASNAIYPISLMPTWLQILSSINPLTYEVDALRGAMLANGSSIYGFGLDCTILLLTLIGLTYICGRLYPRVAM, translated from the coding sequence GTGAAACAGCCAGAACTAGACGTACCACTCAACGGTTGGGTTGAAACTAAATATCAGCGCCCAAAGGGGGTTTTTTTTGGTATTAAAGAACTATTTACCAAAACCCTGGTAATTACTGAATTAGAAGTAAGAAAACTGCGCCATGATCCTAGTGATTTAGTGATTAGGGCAGTACAACCAGCTTTATGGCTGCTGATATTTGGGCAGGTTTTTACTCGGACTCGTGCTATTCCTACAGGTAATTTACCTTACTTAGATTTCATGACTCCTGGTATTCTGGCTCAAAGTGCGCTGTTTGTCGCCATTTTTAGCGGGGGGATGACCTTAATTTGGGAACGTGATTTAGGGATTGTGCAGAAATTCTTAGTTGCACCCATACCCCGTGCGGCAATTGTCATGGGTAAAGCTTTTGCTGCGGGGATTCGTTGCTTTTCCCAAGTGGTATTGATTTATCTATTGGCTTTTTTGTTGGGTGTAAAACTCAATCTCCATCCCTTGGCTTTTTTGCAAGTCGTGCTAATTGTGTTTTTGGGAGCAGGTTGTTTTTGTACTTTTTCACTCATCATTGGCTGTTTGGTGAAATCGCGGGAAAGGTTTACGGGAATTGGACAATTGATTACAATGCCGTTGTTTTTTGCCAGTAATGCGATTTATCCGATCTCGTTGATGCCGACTTGGTTACAGATTCTTTCGAGTATAAATCCTTTAACCTATGAAGTTGATGCTTTACGGGGTGCAATGCTGGCTAATGGCTCCAGTATTTATGGATTCGGGTTAGACTGTACAATTCTCTTGCTAACATTAATAGGTTTGACTTACATCTGTGGACGACTTTATCCACGGGTGGCGATGTAA
- a CDS encoding ATP-binding cassette domain-containing protein: MTKLTGRIESAEIPAQVPTSVILQTLELTRRFDKFTAVDSLNISVTAGEVFGLLGPNGAGKSTVIKMLTTLLPVSSGEAYLAGYDVTRQPESVRRVIGYVPQALSADGSLTGYENLLIFSKLYDIPSRRRKQQIAEVLEFMGLEDAAHRLVGTYSGGMIRKLEIAQAILHQPQILFLDEPTVGLDPVARSQVWQLMEELRVNFGTTIFLTTHFLEEANTLCNRVVIMNQGKEIITGSPADLKAAIAKPDATLDDVFIHYAGNQLVSGVSYRETARTRRTTQRLG; encoded by the coding sequence GTGACGAAACTTACGGGAAGAATAGAATCTGCGGAAATACCTGCACAAGTTCCAACGTCGGTAATATTGCAAACCTTGGAACTGACGCGCCGCTTTGATAAATTTACAGCCGTTGATAGCTTAAATATCTCCGTAACAGCGGGAGAAGTTTTTGGGTTACTAGGCCCCAATGGTGCGGGGAAAAGTACAGTAATTAAAATGTTAACTACCTTGCTACCAGTTAGTAGCGGGGAAGCATACTTAGCTGGTTATGATGTGACTCGTCAACCGGAATCAGTCAGAAGAGTTATCGGTTATGTACCCCAGGCTTTATCAGCAGATGGGAGTTTAACTGGTTATGAAAATCTTTTAATATTCTCTAAATTGTATGATATTCCCTCTCGACGGAGAAAACAGCAAATTGCTGAAGTGCTGGAATTCATGGGTTTGGAGGATGCAGCACATCGCTTAGTGGGAACTTACTCTGGGGGGATGATTCGGAAATTGGAAATTGCCCAAGCCATTTTACATCAACCGCAAATTTTATTTCTAGATGAGCCAACAGTGGGATTAGATCCTGTAGCGCGATCGCAAGTATGGCAGCTGATGGAAGAACTGCGGGTTAATTTTGGTACAACTATCTTTTTAACTACCCACTTTTTAGAAGAAGCAAATACTCTCTGTAACCGAGTTGTGATTATGAACCAGGGTAAAGAAATTATCACCGGTTCACCCGCAGATTTAAAAGCAGCGATCGCAAAACCAGACGCAACCTTAGATGATGTCTTCATCCATTACGCAGGAAATCAATTAGTATCAGGAGTGAGTTATCGTGAAACAGCCAGAACTAGACGTACCACTCAACGGTTGGGTTGA
- a CDS encoding pentapeptide repeat-containing protein: MIIMIPHWQVTSLQQDIERLQVLFSQQHIDKIQIDNLRDIAILEKSRLDAENAARAVISQGTGGFFIFLTALISFLNYIQTRRNVTLSEEKQITERFAKAVEMLGHTDIHIRLGAIYALERIANDSDKDYWQIMEILTAYVRVKSPYQYTANIRQNSEYEPFVELPIDVQTVLTVIGRRRNYGEGEVHSLDLSGSNLRGARLEEKANLNNVNFMRANLSDVYFKKVELKGVNFYQSNLEKANLEQANLSNAELGSTNLSKAILARANLMGAKLECADLSYSALEGADFSDTDFVAADILYTSFYNAKNLTLTQVKKAINWEKAYYDPNLLKQLGITDTNTTSENNS, translated from the coding sequence ATGATAATAATGATCCCACATTGGCAAGTTACATCTTTACAGCAAGATATTGAGCGATTACAAGTTTTATTTTCACAACAACATATTGATAAGATTCAAATTGATAATTTGAGAGATATTGCTATTCTAGAAAAATCCCGCCTTGATGCTGAAAATGCTGCTCGTGCTGTCATATCTCAAGGCACAGGTGGTTTCTTTATTTTTCTAACAGCTTTAATTTCCTTCTTGAACTACATTCAAACTAGGCGTAATGTTACTCTCTCTGAGGAAAAGCAAATTACCGAACGCTTTGCAAAAGCCGTGGAGATGTTAGGACACACAGATATTCATATAAGATTAGGTGCAATTTATGCACTTGAAAGAATTGCTAACGATTCTGATAAAGACTACTGGCAGATCATGGAAATTCTCACAGCTTACGTGCGAGTAAAGTCTCCTTATCAATATACTGCAAATATCCGACAAAACTCAGAATATGAACCTTTTGTAGAACTACCAATAGATGTTCAAACAGTTTTGACCGTTATTGGTAGGCGTAGAAATTACGGGGAAGGAGAAGTACATTCTTTAGATTTGAGTGGAAGCAACCTTAGAGGAGCTAGACTTGAAGAAAAAGCCAACCTTAACAACGTCAATTTTATGAGAGCTAATCTCAGTGATGTTTATTTTAAAAAAGTGGAACTTAAAGGAGTTAACTTTTACCAATCCAACCTTGAGAAAGCGAATCTTGAGCAAGCTAACTTAAGCAATGCGGAACTCGGATCTACTAACCTATCTAAAGCTATTCTTGCTAGAGCAAATCTGATGGGAGCAAAATTAGAATGTGCAGACCTCAGCTATTCGGCGCTTGAAGGAGCTGATTTTAGTGATACTGACTTTGTAGCAGCCGATATCCTATACACTAGCTTCTACAATGCAAAAAACCTCACACTAACTCAAGTCAAAAAAGCTATTAATTGGGAAAAAGCCTACTATGACCCTAACCTTCTCAAACAACTAGGTATAACAGACACAAATACAACTAGCGAAAATAATTCATAG
- a CDS encoding type II toxin-antitoxin system HicA family toxin has product MVRDIQFTDLEQLLFKIGFTKVPTTGSQQIYQYPSSGTLVILPAYEQQAYIQPVHLVAVRRILLENGLINTNSFDSFLGKVAS; this is encoded by the coding sequence ATGGTTAGAGATATTCAGTTTACTGATCTAGAACAGTTGCTTTTTAAGATAGGTTTTACTAAAGTACCAACAACAGGTTCTCAACAAATCTATCAATATCCATCTTCAGGAACTTTGGTTATTTTACCAGCTTACGAACAACAGGCATATATTCAGCCTGTGCATTTGGTAGCTGTACGTCGAATATTGCTAGAAAACGGGTTAATCAATACCAATTCTTTCGACAGCTTTTTAGGAAAGGTTGCAAGCTAA
- a CDS encoding DUF4351 domain-containing protein translates to MTRFIHDKFAKDYLEELLKDYGEVKASEKVSGEIKEIDVLFTPAKQQTSKLQILGLLGRLAENPAIIEPYRNPASTDEICDCILKLLEVKASLRREAKANKIKLQDSEIPKLWILTPTISETRLSSFGTIQKEDWLSGVHFLADALRTAIVAIHQLPQTPETLWLRLLGRGSVQSQAIIELQALPLDHPYQKATLELVYNLRENLRVNQELETDDRELIMRLEPLYQRNREQAKEEGRQEGRQEGRQEGRQEGRQEGRQEGEKDLILRLLHRRIGEIETLLIERITGLSIEQLENLGEALLDFSSVADLEAWLTQHSI, encoded by the coding sequence ATGACTAGGTTTATACATGATAAATTCGCCAAAGACTATCTAGAAGAATTATTAAAAGATTACGGAGAAGTCAAAGCATCAGAAAAAGTCTCAGGAGAAATTAAAGAAATAGATGTTTTATTCACACCTGCTAAACAACAAACTTCTAAATTACAAATACTGGGGTTACTAGGAAGACTTGCCGAAAACCCTGCAATAATAGAACCATACCGCAATCCAGCTTCTACCGATGAAATCTGCGACTGTATTCTCAAGTTATTAGAAGTCAAGGCTTCATTGCGACGAGAAGCCAAAGCCAATAAAATCAAACTTCAGGACTCAGAAATTCCTAAATTGTGGATTTTAACCCCCACTATATCTGAAACTCGTTTATCTAGCTTTGGAACTATCCAAAAAGAAGATTGGTTATCGGGAGTACATTTTTTAGCAGATGCCTTACGGACAGCAATTGTGGCAATACACCAACTACCACAAACACCGGAAACTTTATGGTTGAGGCTTTTGGGTAGGGGAAGCGTACAATCACAAGCAATTATCGAGTTGCAAGCGTTACCATTAGATCACCCTTACCAAAAAGCTACCCTGGAATTAGTTTACAACTTGCGCGAAAATTTGAGAGTAAATCAAGAACTAGAAACAGATGATAGGGAGTTAATTATGCGACTAGAACCACTTTATCAAAGAAATAGAGAACAAGCTAAAGAAGAAGGAAGACAAGAAGGAAGACAGGAAGGAAGACAAGAAGGAAGACAAGAAGGAAGACAAGAAGGAAGACAAGAAGGAGAAAAAGACTTAATACTGCGTCTACTACATCGCCGGATTGGGGAAATTGAGACGTTATTAATCGAGCGAATTACAGGATTATCAATTGAACAGTTAGAAAATTTAGGAGAGGCATTATTAGACTTTTCTAGTGTTGCTGATTTAGAAGCTTGGTTAACCCAACACTCAATCTAA
- a CDS encoding DUF4058 family protein: MGIFGSQLIPNYSQFIPVIEYVVKQPVKNEPAVDLNRLLNGIYERARFDLAIDYSIARFKELD; the protein is encoded by the coding sequence ATGGGAATTTTCGGCAGTCAGTTAATACCTAATTATAGCCAATTCATTCCTGTTATAGAATATGTTGTTAAACAACCAGTAAAAAATGAGCCTGCGGTTGATTTAAACAGGCTACTTAATGGAATCTATGAACGGGCTAGATTTGATTTAGCAATTGATTATTCAATTGCTAGGTTTAAGGAATTAGATTGA
- a CDS encoding FdhF/YdeP family oxidoreductase — protein sequence MSADKTPDVGGGMPVIKYWAEKTISADGVQIWQKLLHKSACLSCAWGTGGQKGGFVNEDGEVLQRCAKSIEAIASELQAATYFEQQYTLTQLQELNSQSANNLGRLSHPLILRSGSSQYERISWDEVYQIAEIAFRKSPQRIASYSSGRSSNEAAFLLQLMMRSLDSNNLADCSDLCHAASTVGLKQMFGSGTSMVSLESLKQSDCIVLIGSNAPANHPRLMNELIKLRERGGKVIIVNPTIEVGLVKFASPAYPIKSMLAGGSEISSLYLQPIPGSDVALFVGIQKSLIAQNLIKPDFLKAYTEDWENIIKYAESTSWETITATCGISQSEINAAAQIIGTSTCVVFAWAMGVTQQENGVDNIYSIANTALLTGNAGKPGAGTMPIRGHSNVQGFGSMGVTIHLKKEIQQALEKLLQRPLSRILGYDTRALITAAEQGEVDTLICLGGNLYAANPNLNQAKQALGKIKTIFYVATKPNLGHFHGLAKQNTIILPVFTRFENPHKTTIESGNNFVRLNDVGTTHLKDADLISEIELIVEIAHRVLGDDPVNWRKLQDPKYVRELIAKTIPGYEKIATIDNVGEEFTISGRIFNEPKFATDTGKAKMFVTDLPNLNLPSQTDFGLSESIPGIVLILGTGRSYSQHNTVVYKDGDYYRGIPHRNCILMNHDDIEKAGFRQHQRVTVQGDAGKLENVEIICGEIRQGAAMMFYPEVNVIFQAKIDPHSGTPAYKRVPVFVYQE from the coding sequence ATGAGTGCTGACAAAACACCAGATGTCGGTGGAGGAATGCCTGTCATTAAATACTGGGCAGAAAAGACGATCTCTGCTGATGGTGTGCAGATTTGGCAAAAGTTATTGCACAAAAGTGCTTGTCTTTCTTGCGCGTGGGGGACAGGTGGACAAAAAGGTGGTTTTGTGAATGAAGATGGGGAAGTATTGCAACGTTGTGCTAAGAGTATAGAAGCGATCGCATCAGAACTACAAGCAGCAACTTATTTTGAACAGCAGTATACCTTGACACAGTTGCAGGAATTAAATTCCCAGTCAGCAAATAATTTAGGTAGATTGAGTCATCCGTTGATTTTACGTTCTGGGAGTTCGCAGTATGAACGAATTTCATGGGATGAAGTTTATCAAATTGCAGAGATAGCATTTAGAAAATCACCACAAAGAATAGCTTCCTACAGTTCTGGGAGATCATCGAATGAAGCAGCCTTTCTGTTACAGTTAATGATGCGATCGCTTGATTCCAATAATTTGGCTGATTGTTCAGATTTGTGTCATGCAGCATCGACAGTGGGATTAAAACAGATGTTTGGTTCTGGGACTTCAATGGTAAGTTTAGAAAGTCTCAAACAATCTGATTGTATAGTTTTGATTGGTTCTAATGCCCCCGCAAATCATCCCCGATTGATGAATGAATTGATTAAGTTACGGGAAAGAGGTGGAAAGGTAATTATTGTCAACCCAACTATAGAAGTTGGTTTAGTGAAGTTTGCATCTCCAGCTTATCCTATAAAATCCATGTTGGCTGGTGGTTCGGAAATTTCTTCACTGTATCTACAACCAATTCCCGGTAGTGATGTCGCTTTATTTGTGGGGATACAAAAATCTTTAATTGCCCAAAATTTAATTAAACCAGATTTTCTCAAAGCCTATACAGAAGACTGGGAAAATATTATTAAATATGCCGAATCTACTTCTTGGGAAACAATAACTGCAACTTGTGGAATTTCTCAATCTGAGATTAATGCTGCCGCACAAATAATTGGCACATCTACCTGTGTAGTATTTGCTTGGGCAATGGGAGTTACACAACAAGAAAATGGTGTTGATAACATTTATAGTATTGCTAATACCGCACTTTTAACAGGAAATGCCGGCAAACCGGGTGCAGGAACAATGCCGATTCGCGGACACTCAAACGTGCAAGGATTTGGCTCAATGGGTGTCACTATCCACTTAAAAAAAGAAATTCAGCAAGCTTTAGAAAAACTTCTACAACGCCCACTCAGTCGTATTCTTGGCTATGATACTAGGGCATTAATTACAGCGGCAGAACAGGGAGAAGTTGATACTTTGATCTGTTTGGGTGGAAATCTCTATGCAGCAAACCCAAATTTAAACCAAGCAAAACAAGCTTTGGGAAAAATAAAAACCATTTTTTATGTGGCCACAAAACCAAATCTCGGACATTTTCACGGTTTAGCCAAGCAAAATACGATTATTCTGCCAGTATTTACTCGCTTTGAGAATCCCCATAAAACTACCATAGAATCTGGTAATAATTTCGTTCGTCTTAATGATGTAGGCACAACTCATTTAAAAGATGCTGATTTAATTTCGGAAATAGAATTAATTGTAGAAATTGCCCATAGAGTTTTAGGAGATGATCCTGTAAATTGGCGCAAACTCCAAGATCCAAAATATGTTCGTGAGTTGATTGCAAAGACAATTCCTGGTTATGAAAAAATTGCAACTATTGATAATGTAGGAGAAGAATTTACTATTTCTGGACGGATTTTTAATGAACCAAAATTCGCCACAGATACAGGTAAAGCCAAGATGTTTGTTACTGATTTACCAAACTTGAATTTACCCAGTCAAACAGATTTTGGTTTAAGTGAATCAATCCCAGGTATTGTTTTAATTTTGGGAACAGGAAGAAGTTATTCTCAACACAATACTGTTGTTTATAAAGATGGAGATTATTATCGCGGAATACCACATCGTAACTGTATTTTGATGAATCATGACGATATAGAAAAAGCTGGTTTCAGGCAACATCAACGGGTAACAGTTCAAGGTGATGCGGGTAAATTAGAAAATGTGGAAATTATTTGTGGAGAGATTCGTCAAGGTGCAGCGATGATGTTTTATCCTGAAGTAAACGTAATTTTTCAAGCAAAAATTGATCCGCATTCTGGTACACCTGCTTATAAAAGAGTGCCAGTATTTGTTTATCAAGAATAA